A stretch of the Sulfolobus acidocaldarius SUSAZ genome encodes the following:
- a CDS encoding histidine kinase: MQIKTIMLQDPPVLSLYDKLYDAFKRINTRGIGRVIIVDKSLEGIVSTRDLISCIVDACEKTCNQAQLYELLNKEISKVMSPKPAYVYEDDDVIDALTIMVARNLGSLPVIDVEKKVKGIVTEREMMLIFQDLDHVYPVSKFMTKRVTTIYEDMPVVEGAKLMVKRGFRRLPVVDTEGKLVGVITAADILKNFLKHLSKNNLDTFYYEKIKDIKTPHVHTIDPNKSINEAAAKMLLERIGSLIVVDNDNVPTAIVTERDLIIALHYQLHLAR, translated from the coding sequence ATGCAAATAAAAACAATAATGTTACAAGATCCTCCAGTGTTAAGCTTATATGATAAACTATATGATGCCTTTAAACGAATTAATACAAGGGGGATCGGAAGAGTCATAATTGTCGATAAGAGTCTTGAGGGTATAGTTTCAACTCGTGATTTAATTTCATGTATTGTGGACGCATGTGAGAAAACTTGTAACCAGGCTCAATTATATGAATTATTGAATAAGGAAATCAGTAAAGTGATGTCACCAAAGCCTGCTTATGTTTATGAGGATGATGATGTGATAGACGCATTAACCATAATGGTTGCCAGAAATCTAGGCTCCTTACCTGTGATTGATGTGGAGAAAAAGGTGAAAGGGATAGTGACGGAAAGGGAGATGATGCTAATTTTTCAGGATCTAGATCACGTTTATCCGGTTAGTAAGTTTATGACAAAAAGGGTCACAACTATTTATGAGGATATGCCTGTTGTAGAGGGAGCAAAATTAATGGTTAAGAGAGGGTTTAGGAGACTACCAGTAGTCGATACTGAAGGTAAACTAGTAGGTGTAATTACCGCCGCAGATATACTTAAGAACTTCTTGAAACATCTCTCAAAAAACAACTTAGATACATTTTACTATGAAAAAATAAAGGATATTAAAACTCCTCATGTACATACTATAGATCCTAATAAGTCTATAAATGAGGCAGCGGCAAAGATGTTGTTAGAGAGAATAGGTTCATTGATAGTTGTTGATAACGATAATGTACCTACTGCTATTGTAACTGAAAGAGACCTGATTATAGCCCTTCA
- a CDS encoding glycogen debranching protein, with protein MHTPEECERKEWLLTFGTGGYSSSTICGINSRTYHGYLVVPLNPPHKRYLILSKFEDFLVLNREDFPLSTNHYSNAYYPDGYKYLKHFHWGRNYVKWIYDVNGIIVEKLLIASQGTNGVTIKYKATDGSIKVYPLMTFRSHHLVSQPENLIFTQKVKDNLVSLYRYDGSLALNFVVENKFKLTNTGYSYYDFFYVIDYELGNNSKENLYNPFFLTSEKNELTIHAYHNSFDKSEIKETPSDIIKLLGESSLNFLVKGHEGYSIVTGYHWFDEWGRDTFISLEGILLLQGLYDQAKEIINRYLQYNNKGLLPNHITPSGEPIYLGVDVSLWAINAIYKLYSYSRDTQFIRKIYPILQDIVESYMKGNGIVYTMGEILFHRGAPRTWMDASYNGRIVTPREGAAVEINALWYNALMILDYFSKILGDSSSLYREVAEKVKRSFMERFVTNWGLYDYLTPSFTPDNTIRPNQIFAISLPFNILPIEKGKSVMVTIEKELLRSYGLSTLSSKDPKYKPVYRGERAKRDEAYHNGLVWPWLIGAYVDAKLRYETDIVRSKLLLDTFKPLLEYAKLHNGFIPELFEDVPPYSNGGAIAQAWSVAEVYRAMNKLISL; from the coding sequence ATGCATACACCCGAAGAATGCGAGAGAAAAGAGTGGTTGCTGACTTTTGGCACTGGCGGGTATTCTTCTTCGACGATATGTGGTATTAACTCAAGAACCTACCATGGTTATCTAGTAGTCCCTCTTAATCCTCCACATAAGAGATATTTAATTCTCTCAAAATTTGAGGACTTTCTAGTTTTAAATAGAGAGGACTTTCCGCTCTCAACAAATCATTATTCTAATGCCTATTATCCTGATGGTTATAAATATCTTAAGCACTTCCATTGGGGGAGAAATTACGTAAAGTGGATTTACGATGTTAACGGAATTATTGTTGAAAAGCTACTCATCGCAAGCCAAGGTACCAATGGTGTAACAATAAAATATAAGGCTACAGATGGTTCAATAAAGGTCTATCCGCTGATGACATTTAGGAGTCATCACCTAGTCTCTCAGCCTGAGAACCTTATATTCACGCAAAAAGTAAAGGATAATTTGGTCAGCCTTTACAGATACGATGGGTCGTTAGCTCTAAATTTCGTCGTGGAAAATAAGTTTAAACTTACCAACACTGGTTACTCATACTATGACTTCTTTTACGTAATAGACTATGAATTAGGGAATAATAGCAAGGAGAACCTATACAATCCATTTTTCTTAACAAGTGAAAAGAATGAACTGACAATCCATGCATACCATAATTCTTTCGATAAGTCTGAGATCAAGGAGACTCCTTCAGACATTATTAAATTGCTCGGGGAGTCATCATTAAACTTTCTTGTAAAGGGTCATGAGGGCTATTCCATAGTAACAGGATACCATTGGTTTGATGAATGGGGTAGAGATACATTCATATCTCTTGAGGGAATACTACTATTACAGGGACTATACGATCAAGCAAAGGAAATAATTAATAGATACCTACAATACAATAATAAGGGTCTCTTGCCTAATCATATTACCCCATCCGGAGAACCGATTTACCTCGGGGTTGACGTGAGCTTATGGGCGATCAATGCGATATATAAACTGTACAGTTATTCCCGTGATACTCAGTTTATAAGAAAGATTTACCCGATACTTCAGGATATCGTTGAGTCCTATATGAAGGGGAACGGAATTGTATATACAATGGGGGAAATTCTATTTCACAGGGGTGCGCCAAGAACGTGGATGGATGCCAGCTATAATGGTAGAATTGTAACCCCCAGAGAGGGAGCAGCTGTTGAGATCAATGCCTTGTGGTACAATGCATTGATGATACTTGATTATTTCTCTAAGATCTTGGGGGACTCAAGCTCACTGTATAGGGAAGTTGCCGAAAAGGTCAAAAGGTCCTTCATGGAGAGGTTTGTCACAAATTGGGGTCTTTATGATTACCTTACTCCCTCATTTACACCGGATAACACAATAAGACCTAACCAGATTTTCGCCATATCCCTTCCATTTAATATATTGCCTATTGAAAAGGGAAAGAGTGTAATGGTAACCATAGAAAAGGAGCTTTTAAGATCATACGGGTTAAGTACACTATCGTCTAAAGACCCTAAATATAAACCAGTTTATAGAGGAGAAAGAGCAAAAAGGGATGAAGCTTATCATAATGGTCTAGTGTGGCCATGGTTAATAGGAGCTTATGTCGATGCTAAGCTGAGGTATGAGACTGATATAGTGAGATCTAAACTTCTATTGGATACTTTCAAACCTTTGTTGGAATATGCGAAGCTGCACAATGGTTTTATCCCTGAGTTATTTGAGGACGTTCCACCTTATTCCAACGGAGGAGCTATTGCTCAAGCTTGGAGTGTAGCTGAGGTATACAGAGCCATGAATAAACTCATATCTTTATAA
- a CDS encoding glucan 1,3-alpha-glucosidase, translated as MRYVSIGNERTLINLDQLGRIIDIYYPHAGMENHTNGKPVRQYIFTQGKLIPDEEWRVSLNYFHNTNIAEINASINSDIRLLAYDFSDIYAPLYYRILKVYNTTDSPLKIKLIFNFDLDLYSTPFGDTAFIEPETNSIVHYKSRRYIGIELFSILKDMQEYSVGKEEIADEIRRGYLSNRPIENGDVQSALALELEINPSNSEKAYLALAFGRSLSEIKTLLRRANSTEIESSFVANHSFWSNWLLKSERKFSLQKMNDLYKISLLTIRDHMNENGSIIASSDYSFMGIYGDAYTYCWPRDSAISAYALDIAGYGELALKHYKFISKLISEEGFLYHKYNPDSTLASSWHPWIYKGKRILPIQEDETALEVWAIANHYRIYKDIDELVEIYRSFIKPALKFLMKFIEDGLPKPSFDLWEERYGIHIYTVSTVYGALTEASKLVYDMGDEVMASDMVSIAEYMKSMILRKMTYNGRFIRRLDENGNVDTTIDASMYSPFFFSVIDPKDPIMVSTINAIESALKVNGGIIRYEGDTYRRNKSRPNPWLITTLWVAEYYLRVGNVQKANEYISWVLDRAVPTGLLPEQVDPDNLQSTSVLPLVWSHSELVIASHQMKEAI; from the coding sequence ATGAGATACGTCAGTATTGGTAACGAACGGACATTGATTAATTTGGATCAGCTAGGGAGAATAATAGATATTTACTACCCACATGCTGGAATGGAAAACCACACTAATGGGAAACCAGTTAGACAATACATTTTCACGCAGGGAAAATTAATTCCTGATGAGGAGTGGCGAGTATCACTAAATTACTTCCACAATACGAACATTGCAGAAATAAATGCATCTATAAATTCAGATATACGATTATTAGCATATGATTTTTCAGATATTTATGCGCCATTGTACTATAGGATATTAAAAGTTTATAACACAACTGACTCACCATTAAAAATTAAGTTGATATTTAATTTCGATCTAGATCTTTACTCAACTCCCTTTGGCGATACAGCATTCATAGAACCTGAGACGAACTCCATTGTTCATTACAAGTCTAGACGATACATCGGTATTGAACTATTTAGTATTCTGAAAGACATGCAAGAATACTCAGTAGGCAAGGAGGAGATCGCGGACGAGATAAGACGTGGTTATCTTAGCAATCGACCAATAGAAAATGGGGATGTACAGTCGGCCTTAGCATTAGAGCTTGAAATCAACCCTTCCAACAGTGAGAAGGCATATTTAGCCTTAGCCTTTGGTAGAAGTCTATCAGAGATAAAAACCTTATTGAGAAGGGCAAATTCCACTGAGATAGAATCCTCATTCGTTGCCAATCATTCATTTTGGTCCAACTGGTTGTTGAAGTCAGAAAGGAAATTTAGCTTACAAAAGATGAATGATCTATATAAAATTAGCCTGCTGACTATAAGAGACCACATGAATGAAAACGGATCTATAATTGCATCCTCAGACTATTCCTTCATGGGAATTTATGGTGACGCTTACACCTACTGTTGGCCAAGGGACTCGGCTATCTCAGCCTACGCTTTAGATATTGCAGGTTATGGAGAACTTGCCTTAAAACACTATAAATTCATATCTAAACTTATCAGTGAAGAGGGTTTTCTTTACCACAAATATAATCCTGATTCAACACTAGCTAGCTCTTGGCATCCTTGGATTTACAAAGGAAAAAGAATACTCCCAATTCAGGAAGATGAGACCGCACTAGAGGTGTGGGCTATAGCAAATCATTACAGGATTTATAAAGACATTGATGAGCTAGTAGAAATATACAGAAGTTTCATCAAGCCAGCCTTAAAGTTTCTGATGAAATTCATAGAAGACGGTCTGCCTAAACCTAGTTTTGACCTCTGGGAGGAACGTTACGGCATTCATATATATACAGTGTCAACTGTGTATGGCGCGTTAACTGAGGCGTCTAAACTAGTTTATGACATGGGAGATGAGGTAATGGCAAGTGACATGGTTTCGATCGCAGAGTACATGAAAAGTATGATCTTGAGGAAGATGACATATAATGGGAGATTTATTAGACGATTGGATGAGAACGGAAATGTGGATACTACGATTGATGCCAGTATGTATTCTCCATTTTTCTTCAGCGTTATTGATCCTAAAGACCCAATAATGGTATCAACTATCAATGCAATTGAGTCTGCGTTAAAGGTCAATGGCGGTATTATAAGATATGAAGGTGATACATATAGGAGAAATAAGAGTAGACCAAATCCATGGTTAATAACTACTCTTTGGGTAGCAGAGTATTATTTAAGAGTGGGCAATGTTCAGAAAGCTAATGAGTACATAAGTTGGGTTTTAGATAGAGCCGTTCCTACTGGTCTACTTCCTGAACAAGTTGATCCTGATAATCTTCAAAGCACGTCTGTCTTACCATTGGTCTGGTCTCATTCCGAATTGGTCATTGCATCTCATCAGATGAAAGAAGCAATTTGA
- a CDS encoding nucleotidyltransferase — translation MTRIEDIKVIIPIGGEATRLRPLTIETSKATVRLLNRPLIEYTLIELARQGIKEIIFGVRGYVNYRSLFDIYQEGIGFSARYHIKPRVHFKYQPRVDSIGNADSVRINMEYYNINDPVLVVQGDNLFKLDVKKLLEYHEEKRAMMTIVIKPMENVEEFGVAELESDNKIRRFVEKPRREEAPSNLVNTGIYVLSAEIRKIFESEEVREMYEMGKMDFGKDIIPYLIRKGYPVYAYKMDGLWFDVGTPGRYLDAVYTLLRELDERDVHGVRIVSNRRIFVQGTSYDSRKRRAKIKRMYRNGELKLEGNILIGRHCQIGKDTYIEESSIDNFTIIGRRVKVIKSAVMDRVYIGDNAIVERSIVGRHVEIRSSPKKPTVVVNSVIADGAVVDEGTEIVNSKIYPHKVINADSKLYDTILT, via the coding sequence ATGACTAGAATAGAAGATATAAAAGTGATTATACCAATTGGCGGTGAGGCTACTAGGCTAAGACCATTAACTATTGAAACATCGAAAGCTACAGTGAGGCTTCTGAATAGACCACTGATTGAATATACCTTGATTGAGTTAGCCAGACAGGGTATTAAAGAAATAATCTTTGGAGTGAGAGGGTACGTAAACTATAGATCTTTATTTGACATTTATCAGGAAGGCATAGGTTTCTCAGCTAGGTATCATATAAAACCTAGAGTACACTTCAAATACCAACCAAGAGTAGATAGTATAGGGAATGCTGACTCTGTAAGGATAAACATGGAATACTATAATATCAATGATCCTGTGCTTGTTGTACAGGGCGATAATCTCTTCAAATTGGACGTTAAGAAATTATTAGAATATCATGAAGAAAAGAGAGCAATGATGACAATAGTGATCAAACCTATGGAAAATGTTGAGGAGTTTGGTGTTGCGGAATTGGAGAGTGATAACAAGATAAGGAGATTCGTTGAGAAGCCAAGGAGAGAGGAGGCTCCATCAAATCTGGTTAACACAGGAATATATGTATTGAGCGCAGAAATCAGGAAAATATTCGAGAGCGAGGAGGTCAGAGAGATGTATGAAATGGGTAAGATGGACTTTGGCAAGGATATCATACCTTATTTAATAAGAAAAGGTTATCCTGTATACGCGTATAAGATGGATGGTTTATGGTTTGACGTTGGAACACCTGGTAGATACCTAGATGCAGTTTATACTTTACTTAGGGAATTGGATGAAAGGGATGTCCATGGGGTAAGAATCGTAAGCAATAGGAGAATATTTGTACAAGGTACTAGTTACGACTCGAGAAAAAGGAGAGCCAAAATTAAAAGGATGTATAGGAACGGGGAATTGAAACTTGAGGGAAATATCTTAATTGGCAGGCACTGTCAGATAGGTAAGGATACTTATATAGAGGAATCATCAATAGATAATTTTACAATAATCGGTAGAAGGGTTAAGGTAATAAAGAGTGCTGTTATGGACAGAGTATATATTGGAGATAACGCAATTGTTGAAAGATCAATAGTGGGTAGACATGTAGAGATTAGATCTTCACCTAAAAAGCCAACAGTGGTAGTAAATAGTGTAATAGCTGATGGTGCAGTAGTGGATGAAGGAACAGAAATAGTGAACTCAAAGATTTATCCACATAAGGTTATTAATGCGGATAGTAAGCTATATGATACGATACTCACATGA
- a CDS encoding alpha-amylase has protein sequence MRNVILGFEVHQPFRIKGSYFWNPQFRDNPIEKYFDNQLNRDVFLRAKQKCYIPATKIILDEIERGENEGYDVKVFYSISGTFMEQAEKWGREVIDLLQQLSYTKKVEFLSQTYYHSITGLWDDLDEWKEQVKQHSELIKEYFNQTPTTFENTELLVTPRILKEVENLGFKSIIMEGKESVLNGRSPNYVYRIKNSKLVGLLRNYRLSDDIAFRFSNRNWDQYPLTAQKLSDWLLWSEGDVGLIFVDYETFGEHHWPESGILDFLRWLPRELSRREIKMRLPKEVYDRAVQEIEITQTSSWADINKDESSWLGNIMQWAYDEMVRRTEMLAKELGKEYLKAWKYFTTSDHYYYLFLGSSSPAEVHSYFSSFNSPIDAFINEIYAISMFQEEMRKKLKIENEPFIFYKGLKRGKEVWTIDQYKELIKQKPEYKDFEKYIQEWIKQ, from the coding sequence ATGAGAAATGTCATCTTAGGGTTCGAAGTTCACCAACCCTTTAGAATAAAAGGAAGCTACTTTTGGAACCCACAATTTAGAGATAATCCGATCGAAAAATATTTTGATAACCAGTTAAATAGGGATGTATTTCTTAGAGCTAAGCAAAAATGCTATATACCTGCAACTAAAATAATTCTAGATGAAATTGAGAGAGGAGAAAATGAAGGATACGACGTCAAGGTATTCTATTCGATATCAGGAACCTTCATGGAGCAGGCAGAAAAGTGGGGAAGAGAAGTAATAGACTTACTTCAACAACTCTCATATACAAAGAAGGTGGAGTTTTTATCTCAAACCTATTACCACTCGATAACAGGTTTGTGGGATGACTTAGATGAATGGAAAGAACAAGTTAAACAGCACTCAGAGTTAATAAAGGAATACTTTAATCAAACACCGACAACTTTTGAGAACACTGAACTACTAGTTACTCCCAGAATATTAAAGGAAGTTGAGAACTTAGGTTTCAAATCAATTATAATGGAAGGAAAAGAGAGCGTACTGAACGGTAGATCACCAAATTATGTCTACAGAATAAAGAACAGTAAATTAGTAGGCTTACTGAGAAACTATAGGCTAAGTGATGATATTGCCTTCAGGTTTTCGAACAGGAATTGGGACCAATACCCACTAACTGCACAAAAACTCTCTGACTGGTTACTGTGGTCAGAGGGTGATGTTGGATTAATCTTCGTTGATTATGAAACATTTGGGGAGCATCATTGGCCTGAAAGTGGAATCCTAGACTTCTTGAGGTGGTTACCAAGAGAACTTTCAAGAAGGGAAATAAAAATGAGATTGCCTAAAGAGGTATATGATAGGGCTGTTCAAGAGATAGAAATAACTCAAACATCATCTTGGGCTGATATAAACAAGGATGAATCAAGTTGGTTAGGAAATATAATGCAATGGGCTTATGATGAAATGGTCAGAAGAACCGAAATGTTGGCAAAAGAGTTGGGTAAAGAGTATCTTAAAGCCTGGAAGTATTTCACAACTAGTGATCATTATTATTACCTGTTTTTAGGTAGTAGTAGCCCAGCAGAGGTCCACTCATATTTTAGCTCCTTTAACTCACCCATTGATGCTTTCATAAACGAGATTTACGCTATCTCAATGTTTCAAGAGGAAATGAGAAAGAAGTTAAAGATAGAAAATGAACCGTTTATATTTTACAAGGGTTTGAAGAGAGGTAAGGAAGTTTGGACGATAGACCAGTATAAGGAGCTAATAAAACAAAAGCCAGAATATAAAGACTTCGAAAAGTATATTCAAGAGTGGATTAAGCAATGA
- a CDS encoding glycogen synthase: MKRYESLWFEDELKHAWMISAELEKVASLGGLGPVVYNLSKELVKQGIKVTVIMPSHGRHLNDYYRSLLKLNEISLVAEGDRIGIDGKSYHYKLGFEHGNLDGINVVLIKGLDYNTGRIIDSWNIYDNAMEKSSLLARAVEKYAKFSIPNDIPSIIHVHDWHSVIAGVIAKFTFEARRVIVPLVFTIHLLNKVSAPWHYASEDWSGLINYPHYIWRIIKHDLYTTREVWDFFSSGSIEKFGSYEADLITSVSKSYLTYDIFNFIGNWIENKSCIHYNGTDWEIEETKKYAYSKFGTEDKAEIRKRLFDELEVLKITPEDYTTRNILWNNRFNIGIKDDWTYSRLENGPLILFAGRMVYQKGIDSLLIAFDEVLKTINNARLIILGLPSSDYGLLQNVVSNISRHGSNIRIILGKMSKELYRLFYYSASVFVIPSRWEPFGLVAVESMAVGTPVVAYSVGGLRESVLDIRVDQEQGTGLLVEPENVWELSKALISALSLSIASETNNGDFLKYSEVKTNDVKLWDKIRQNCVRRVNENFRWSAGAKQLQECYSKAQTMAKYRLLASF, from the coding sequence ATGAAGAGATATGAAAGCCTATGGTTTGAGGACGAACTAAAGCACGCCTGGATGATAAGCGCTGAGCTAGAGAAAGTAGCTAGTCTAGGGGGATTGGGGCCAGTAGTATATAATCTTAGTAAAGAATTAGTTAAGCAGGGCATAAAAGTAACTGTAATCATGCCAAGCCACGGTCGTCATCTTAATGACTATTATAGGTCACTTCTTAAATTGAACGAAATATCTTTAGTTGCAGAAGGAGATAGAATAGGTATTGATGGTAAATCTTACCACTACAAGCTAGGGTTTGAACATGGAAATTTGGATGGAATTAACGTGGTTTTAATTAAAGGACTGGATTACAACACAGGAAGGATAATTGATTCCTGGAACATTTACGATAACGCCATGGAGAAATCTTCACTCCTAGCTAGGGCTGTCGAGAAGTATGCAAAGTTCTCAATACCTAATGACATACCGTCCATAATACACGTACATGATTGGCACTCTGTAATTGCAGGTGTAATTGCTAAATTTACATTTGAGGCTAGGAGAGTAATAGTTCCTCTAGTATTTACAATTCACCTGTTAAACAAGGTTAGTGCACCTTGGCATTACGCATCAGAGGATTGGAGTGGACTGATAAATTATCCTCATTACATTTGGAGAATAATAAAACATGACTTGTACACAACTAGAGAAGTCTGGGATTTCTTCTCTTCTGGTTCCATAGAAAAGTTTGGCTCTTATGAGGCTGATCTAATAACATCAGTTAGTAAAAGCTACCTTACATATGATATATTTAACTTCATAGGAAACTGGATAGAGAATAAGAGTTGTATTCATTATAACGGTACTGATTGGGAAATAGAGGAGACTAAAAAGTACGCTTACAGCAAGTTTGGGACTGAGGATAAGGCTGAAATAAGAAAAAGATTATTTGACGAACTAGAGGTCCTAAAAATAACCCCTGAGGATTACACTACACGTAACATACTTTGGAATAACAGATTCAATATAGGTATAAAGGATGACTGGACATATAGTAGACTAGAAAACGGTCCTCTAATTCTATTTGCAGGAAGAATGGTTTATCAGAAGGGAATAGATTCATTACTTATAGCATTTGATGAAGTACTTAAGACCATTAACAATGCCCGTCTAATAATATTAGGATTACCCTCCTCAGACTATGGATTACTACAAAATGTGGTATCTAATATATCTAGACACGGTAGTAACATTAGGATAATCCTAGGCAAAATGAGTAAGGAATTGTACAGGCTCTTCTACTATAGTGCCTCAGTATTTGTGATACCGTCAAGATGGGAACCATTTGGGTTAGTTGCAGTAGAGTCAATGGCTGTAGGAACACCTGTAGTTGCATACTCAGTAGGAGGACTAAGAGAGAGCGTATTAGACATCAGGGTTGACCAAGAACAGGGAACAGGACTATTGGTAGAACCGGAAAACGTCTGGGAACTATCGAAAGCGTTAATCTCTGCCTTGTCATTGTCCATCGCTTCAGAAACAAACAATGGAGATTTTCTAAAATACTCTGAAGTTAAAACGAATGATGTGAAGTTATGGGACAAAATAAGGCAAAATTGTGTAAGGAGAGTTAATGAGAATTTCAGATGGTCAGCAGGTGCTAAGCAGTTACAGGAGTGCTATTCTAAGGCTCAAACTATGGCAAAATATAGACTGTTAGCATCATTTTAA
- a CDS encoding oxidoreductase, whose product MQKEVPPGQKYVKRFIYYAALGVPKVNLNEYRLKIFGEVQNKIEITYEEMLKMIDVKYTKDFHCVTGWSVENVEWEGIKMKTIAEKAKVKPGAKWVIFYSLDGYTAVVPLEDALNEDSIIALMMNGKPLDIKSGFPARPFIPHLYGWKSAKWLTAIQFSREYIDGFWEERGYHERGNVWDEERFKGQGVSHEGKKRNPIL is encoded by the coding sequence ATGCAGAAAGAAGTTCCACCAGGACAAAAATATGTAAAACGATTCATTTATTATGCAGCTTTAGGTGTACCCAAAGTAAACTTAAATGAGTATAGGCTCAAAATTTTTGGAGAGGTACAGAATAAAATAGAGATTACTTATGAAGAAATGCTGAAAATGATCGACGTAAAATATACTAAAGATTTTCATTGTGTCACAGGCTGGAGTGTAGAAAACGTTGAATGGGAGGGAATAAAGATGAAGACAATAGCTGAGAAGGCAAAAGTAAAGCCAGGAGCAAAATGGGTTATTTTCTACTCATTAGATGGTTACACTGCCGTAGTGCCATTAGAAGATGCCTTGAATGAGGATTCCATAATAGCCCTTATGATGAATGGTAAACCCCTAGATATTAAGTCAGGATTTCCCGCTAGACCGTTTATCCCTCACCTATATGGCTGGAAAAGTGCCAAATGGTTAACAGCAATACAGTTCTCGAGAGAATATATTGACGGATTCTGGGAGGAAAGAGGTTATCATGAAAGAGGAAATGTTTGGGATGAAGAAAGGTTTAAGGGACAAGGAGTAAGTCATGAAGGGAAGAAAAGAAATCCTATACTTTAA
- a CDS encoding thermosome subunit: protein MYSLYKEGTKEQSGVTVIKNNILAVRTLAEMLKSSLGPKGMDKMLISGTSDVTITNDGVTIVKEMDIQHPAAKLVVEAAKAQDAQVGDGTTSAVVLSGFLADEADKLIDQKIHPIVIIEGYKKALQIALETGKSVGLSVNPQDRKSLKNVAFTALSSKFFANSETLNRIIDVSIDAILSVVEKVDNAYKVDLSNIKFIKKKGESVDETTLVRGYILDKEVAHENMPRRVEKAKIAILDFPLEVEKPEISAKMSFNDPSQIKLALEEQAKYIRSMIDTLEKIGAKVVITQKGMDDIALHFLAKKGIMGIKNVSRSDVEKVAKATGAKIISSLKDVSSEDLGQAELVEERKIGNSKVILIEDSKDTKAVTVLIRGSSEIIMDELERSFQDSLNAIKNVIESPYIVGGGGSYEVELAMKIREESKKVGGKEQLAIEAFANALEEITSTLAGTAGMDEIDTVVKLRNLHASGMKFAGINVLKGKVEEDVTKENIIDPLIVKESVLKSATEAVTALLKIDDYIAASPTQQRGAGEQQMPQYPMG, encoded by the coding sequence ATGTACTCGCTATATAAAGAGGGAACGAAAGAGCAAAGTGGTGTCACAGTAATAAAGAACAACATATTAGCAGTAAGAACTTTGGCTGAAATGTTGAAGAGTAGTTTAGGACCAAAGGGAATGGATAAGATGTTGATTTCAGGAACGTCAGATGTTACAATAACAAACGATGGTGTAACAATAGTAAAGGAAATGGATATACAGCATCCCGCAGCAAAATTAGTTGTGGAAGCTGCTAAAGCTCAAGACGCTCAGGTAGGAGACGGTACTACTTCAGCAGTAGTATTAAGTGGATTCTTGGCAGATGAAGCTGATAAACTAATTGATCAAAAAATACATCCAATCGTTATTATTGAAGGATATAAGAAAGCGCTTCAAATCGCTTTAGAAACTGGTAAATCAGTAGGTTTAAGTGTGAACCCACAGGATAGGAAATCGCTAAAGAATGTCGCCTTTACCGCATTATCAAGTAAATTCTTTGCAAATTCAGAAACCTTAAACAGAATAATAGATGTCTCTATAGATGCAATATTATCCGTTGTGGAAAAAGTGGACAATGCTTATAAGGTGGATTTATCTAATATTAAATTCATAAAGAAGAAGGGAGAAAGCGTAGACGAGACAACTTTAGTCAGAGGATATATTTTGGACAAGGAAGTTGCACATGAGAATATGCCAAGAAGAGTTGAGAAAGCTAAAATAGCAATACTAGACTTCCCCCTGGAAGTGGAGAAACCTGAGATTTCTGCTAAGATGAGCTTTAATGATCCTTCTCAGATCAAGTTAGCATTAGAGGAACAGGCAAAGTACATAAGATCTATGATTGATACCCTTGAAAAAATTGGTGCAAAGGTTGTTATAACTCAAAAAGGAATGGACGACATAGCGTTACACTTCTTGGCTAAGAAAGGAATAATGGGGATAAAGAATGTCAGTAGGAGCGATGTGGAGAAAGTTGCTAAGGCTACAGGTGCTAAGATAATATCCTCACTAAAAGACGTTTCTTCAGAAGATCTTGGTCAAGCAGAATTAGTGGAGGAGAGAAAAATTGGTAACTCAAAGGTTATCCTCATAGAAGATTCCAAAGACACTAAAGCTGTAACGGTTCTGATTAGGGGTTCAAGTGAAATCATAATGGATGAGCTAGAGAGGAGTTTTCAAGATTCATTGAACGCAATTAAGAACGTTATAGAGAGCCCATACATAGTTGGTGGTGGCGGATCTTATGAAGTTGAGTTAGCAATGAAGATCAGAGAAGAGTCAAAGAAGGTTGGTGGAAAAGAACAATTGGCGATAGAGGCTTTCGCAAATGCTCTAGAGGAGATTACCTCAACCTTAGCAGGAACTGCAGGTATGGATGAGATAGATACTGTTGTGAAGTTGAGGAATCTACATGCGAGTGGAATGAAATTTGCTGGAATTAATGTACTAAAGGGTAAGGTTGAAGAAGACGTAACCAAGGAGAACATCATTGATCCATTGATAGTTAAGGAGAGTGTACTAAAGAGTGCCACAGAAGCTGTCACAGCATTACTAAAAATAGATGACTATATTGCAGCTTCACCAACACAGCAGAGAGGTGCTGGAGAACAACAAATGCCTCAATATCCTATGGGATAA